The genomic interval CTTCCCGGGGAGGGTAGACCGCCCTGGCCTCCTCGTGGTCCCTTTCACTGAGCTCCTCACTGTAGAGCTCACGGACAGGACCCAGGGCCTCGCTCCGGGCGAGGATGTCCACGCCCATCTCCCGGACCTCCTCCGGACCCGCGGCTGCCGGCTGGCCTTTAGCCTTCCGGAGGCTGTGCATCTTAAAAGCTTCCTTGGAGGGAGCTGCATTAGAAATAGATTTCTTAAATCTCTCCCCGGACTGTTTCAGCCTCTCTCCGGACTGCCTCAGCCTCTCCCCTGACTGCCttagcctctctctcctctctggggtCACAATTCTGGTTCTAATTCTGTTGACTCTCTTGTCCAAGTTCTGCCGCGTCTTCTCCATGTTTTCCTTGGAAAATGCCTTTTTGATATTATCAATGCGCTCCTTGCCTGACTTCCTAAGCTTGGCGGATCTGCTTTCTTCAACAAAGTATTCTTCATCTGAAGACAGATCTATTGGGGGGTCGAAGACCTCTTCCTCGTCTTCCTCTTGACTCTCAGAGAGGGTTTTGTCTTTAACGATAGACAGGGACGTGGGACACCGAACCTCCtcctgcaggagagagagagagagagcgcgtcAGGGGCCGGTTCCGCTACCCTCCGCTACCCTCCGCCTCGCCCCGAATCTCCTCCGCAGGCCGTTGATCCTCCACCCACCCTTCAAACACTGGTGTTTCTCCGGGCTTCTCACTTCTTggccctttctccttcttcagcTCCCAAGCTCACCCTGAgcgaccacagccactcctcTGCCTTCGGATCCAACTGTATAcgaattcacaaatattttcccttcgcctctccctttctcctaagATGAAGgcgccttttaaaataaataacggACAGACTAACGGACAGACTTTTGCACCTAGGTGTCACACAAGCACCTCAAACGTAACGTTTAAAACGCAAGGCCCAGCCATCATTAGCTCCACGGCTACTTCCCTCCCTGGACCTGTCAGGCCCATCCAGGTGCCATCCAGCTGACACTTCAGAATCACTGTCCCGGATATTTCCTCTCCTCCTCGTCCCCTATCCAACTGCTCACGGCAGACTGTCAGTAACAGCGTGGTAACTCTTctgttccctcctccttctccctcacctCTATCAAGGTCTCAATTCAGGTCCTTGTCACTCGAGGCCTGAATTTGTGTAATACTTCTACCTCCAAAGCATCACATAACCACTTCCTGAGAAATATTTCTAAACCAAGCTCTGATCACATCCTTTCTCTACTTTAAAGCTTCTGGGAGCTCACCAATACTTAAAGGACTGCGCTCAGACTCCTGAGTAAGATCAGAAGGCTCTTTGGTTTGAGGGGAGCCACTTGTCCACACCTCCAGTCCAGCAACACACAGCCACTGTGGATCCCCCAGACACATAATGAAAACACCGCATACGTGGTTCTTACTACCTGAAATGCCTCTACACCTCTTTCCAGCTTTGTAAAGGATATCTTTCTTCAAAAATGGACTCAAATGCCCCCAACTTCCCAAAAAGGCTGTGTACCCAATTTACATCAAAATGACATGTGCATACCCTTATTTATAGCAATTATCACAGTCTGAATTGAATCGGGACCctacttatttataaatatctctCTAGGCTTTCACTTGATGATAAGTTCATGAAAGCAAAGATGTGCCCAATTAGAACTCATGTGCCCAGTATGACTGCTGGTCCAAGTAAGAGGCTTATGTCTTCAACAAAGAGTAACTAAGCATAAACCATGCACAATGTTCTAGGAACTGAGAACACCTTCCTGTGAAGAAAACAGTAAGAGGGCTGATAGTTTCAGAGAGAAGTAAGCAAGTTAGATATCAAGTATGGTGGATGGCGGTTAAGTGCTAAGAGGTGAAAAAGAAAGCAGGGAAGGAGGAAATAAATACAGTGACTGGAGTGGATTCTCAGAAAGGCCTCACTAATAAGGTGACATTCTAGCCTAGACTTGCAGGTGATGCACCTGAGAGGAAAGGACCAACAGCAAGGTGGGCAGAGTGGATGGAGCACAGCGATCAAggggcaagaggaggaggaaagagggcaCAAGAGACAACAGGAGGGCCAAGTCACGTAGGGCTCTGTCTCCAATACCAAGGCTTTTGAGTGTGAGCGGAAGCCATTAAAAGAGTTTTGAGGAGAGTAGTGACATGATCTGACCCATGCTGTAAAAGGATCACTCTTATAAAGGGGCTGTAGGGGCAAGATAAGAAGCAGGGAGAACAGCTGGAGACCACTGAGATCAGTCAGATGAGACACGAGTTACGGTGCTGGCAGAGGTGGTGGTGAAAAGTGGTCTGATTCCCAACACACTCTGAAGCGAGGAGCCAACAGGATTTGCTGCTGACTTGGATGTGGAGTGTTAGAGAGTGTCAATGATAATTCTCAAGTGCAGGGTCTACATGACTCAAGGACAGATTTGTCATTAAATGAGCTGACAAGCACAGCAAGAGGAAGAGGCTGGTGGGGAAGGATGGCTCTACACGTGATGACTCGGAGATGCCCACTATAAATCCACACAGAGATGTTGATCAGGCAGCTGAGTATGTAAGTATGGAGTTCAGAAGGGAGGTCTggaccagaaagagaaatttaggacTTATTAACATAAAGAGAACTCATGAGATTAAAGAGATCACCGAGATAACTGAGTGAATGAGTCTACACTATGTTATTCAAACTCCTTGGGGCCAGAGTATATTTCAGAACTCAGACTATTTCAGATttgggaaaaataatatattttatatgacatTTCCACGGAGATCTTGGGGAGAAATATTTCTATGGCACAACTCGAAGGTGGGCTAAGGACTATAAACAGCCTCATGCTATTTCAGGTCAGGTTCTGCGATAAAACAAGTTCAGATCAAGTTAGGGTCTTGTTGCCAagtaagttattaaaaaaattagaaatgtttgGATTTTGGTGTTATAGATAAATGGATTTTGGACTTGTAGATAAGCAGAGCTGAGAGAACCAAAAGGAGAAACATCAGCCAGTGAGGCAGGAAGGAATCCAAGAGAGAGGAGCACCCCCAGCAGCTCAGGGGCGGAAGTttcagaagagagggagggaccaACTACCAAATATGTCAAAAGGATAAGAACAAGACTTGGATTTTGGAAGAGGGCAGACACTGATGACCTTGAGAGCCATCCCAGAAACACAGCTGCTAAAGGAACCTAACTCACTATTAGAGATTGTTTCTAAATCAAAAACTCAGGTTTTAACTAAAACCCTGAGTTAAAATTTCTCAAGTACACTGTGCTCCTCTACTTGATATCCAGATTAaatctgtttgaaaaaaaataaataggtaagaAACACATTAACATGTATTCCAAAACCTACCAGCCTGATAGTCAGGAAGGTGTCCCTGGAACCTTATTTATTTGGAtactaatttaaattaaattggcTAGAGGACTAGAGTCtacctactaaaaaaaaaaaaaaggccgggTGGGCGTCTCATAGCTCTCTGATGAGTCAGAAGCAGCAAAATGactcctctcctttcctgccagCTGCTGCAGGGAGTAGCTTCAGCAACACTGCGTGGCTGGTAGGGCCTGAGAAGGTGTAATTAGAAAAGGAAGGAGTCAAATAATAATTACTGCTCGGTAGGGGAAAAACCCCTCACAGTCCTGTTGTGAAATCAGATATAATTTAACTCAGGAATCACATATCTCTCTTCAACTGCACAACAAATTATACAAAAgcagacttaaaaacaaaagaaaatggcaGAGTCAGGAAAGTACTTGTTACGCTGGATCTATTTGTTGTAACTGCTGTGAGTCAGAGATACCATGAGTCAGTGGTGAGTACActgtaataataattaaagattaTAGGGCTGAATTATAATTGATTTCCAAATACAGTAATACATATATCTTTGTATGTAAAAAATCCAGGTAAAAAAGACCGTTTTTATAACAAAACAAGTACTTTGGATCATAATTGAATATCAGACTAACATAGCTAGGGGAATTGGGAATACATAGAAGGCTGGGGCTTATCCTTAGGGAATGACCAATTATCTCATTTGGTGAGCACAGGCAAATGCTTAGTAAGCAAAATTGTTAGAAGACATGCTAAGAGTCCTGGCTTGTATGAAGAGAAGGTCATCAAAGTGAAAAGTATGTTCAAAGAGACATGATAATTGTATGGGAAATAGTAGGTAATTATTTTAATGCTAATGTCCAGGATTGAAAGCTCGGCCTTACacaactggaaaataaaataccaataaaGATCAccaccaaggccctggctggttggctcagtggtagatcatcagccagca from Saccopteryx leptura isolate mSacLep1 chromosome 2, mSacLep1_pri_phased_curated, whole genome shotgun sequence carries:
- the CAVIN4 gene encoding caveolae-associated protein 4, coding for MEHNGSASNAGKMHQNRLSSVTDEDQDAALTIVTVLDKVATIVDSVQASQKRIEERHRGMENAIKSVQIDLLKLSQAHGNTGYAINKLFEKTRKVSAHIRDVKARVEKQQIHVTKVETKQEEIMKKNRFRVVIFQEEVRCPTSLSIVKDKTLSESQEEDEEEVFDPPIDLSSDEEYFVEESRSAKLRKSGKERIDNIKKAFSKENMEKTRQNLDKRVNRIRTRIVTPERRERLRQSGERLRQSGERLKQSGERFKKSISNAAPSKEAFKMHSLRKAKGQPAAAGPEEVREMGVDILARSEALGPVRELYSEELSERDHEEARAVYPPREGGETPTPEPLKVTFKPQVKVDDDDSLLLDLKQSS